One Triticum dicoccoides isolate Atlit2015 ecotype Zavitan chromosome 5B, WEW_v2.0, whole genome shotgun sequence genomic window carries:
- the LOC119306726 gene encoding uncharacterized protein LOC119306726, translated as MPSKNTCPASASTSPPLSGPHVCADLVDSLLHEILLHEIIALFNSFHDFLAFIGTCHSWRTAVSTFPSAHTFSFPPLHFKPDGSYVHPHNGDIKPILLSNCKWQLSDPTKKDLSLVCSVPENSPNTMHYLGCSYGYLIFSYKEHCLLVDVYTGTKVNPPKLPASNQLGYFCGIGILTAPLISPNSRLLLFSRASMFEWQVGTNFWSEHPLDIGRERIYQIVSFKDDIFVIDAFLRLHTIHLSPQFSMREVVIQWEFLPINSWLVVCGDMLLMVVQSLSSSESDVLFNSTFKVYRLNFSIEPAKWVKLEKLENHALFVSLDRRNPTFCCISPERWGGKSNCIYFARLSDDPDETWTAVELGQPVQKRTVHPMFYGRASPPDCGLLSNLWVFPSLIYGSGQ; from the coding sequence ATGCCGTCTAAGAACACCTGCCCCGCCTCAGCCTCTACCTCCCCACCATTGTCTGGACCTCATGTTTGTGCAGATCTCGTGGACAGCCTGCTTCATGAAATTCTGCTTCACGAAATTATCGCTCTCTTTAACTCATTCCATGACTTCCTTGCTTTCATTGGCACATGCCACTCTTGGCGCACTGCAGTCTCTACCTTTCCATCTGCGCATACATTCAGCTTCCCGCCACTTCACTTCAAACCAGATGGTTCTTATGTTCATCCACATAATGGTGATATCAAGCCCATCCTTTTATCTAATTGCAAATGGCAGCTCAGTGATCCTACCAAGAAAGACTTATCCCTTGTGTGTTCAGTGCCTGAAAATAGTCCAAATACAATGCACTATTTGGGCTGTTCATATGGGTATCTTATCTTCTCCTACAAGGAGCACTGCCTCCTTGTCGATGTGTACACTGGCACCAAGGTGAATCCCCCTAAACTCCCAGCCAGCAACCAACTTGGATACTTTTGTGGCATAGGCATCCTTACGGCTCCATTAATTTCACCCAACTCTCGCCTCCTCCTTTTCTCGAGGGCTTCCATGTTTGAGTGGCAGGTTGGAACAAACTTCTGGTCCGAGCACCCTCTTGATATTGGTCGTGAACGCATCTATCAGATTGTGTCCTTTAAAGATGATATCTTTGTCATAGATGCTTTTCTGAGGCTCCACACTATACACTTGTCACCTCAGTTCAGCATGCGAGAAGTAGTAATTCAATGGGAGTTCCTGCCTATTAACTCGTGGTTGGTGGTCTGTGGTGACATGCTTCTCATGGTTGTTCAAAGCTTAAGCTCCAGCGAATCAGATGTCTTATTCAACTCAACCTTTAAGGTCTATCGCCTCAATTTTTCTATTGAACCGGCAAAGTGGGTGAAGTTAGAGAAGTTGGAAAATCATGCGTTGTTTGTTAGTCTTGATAGGAGGAACCCTACATTCTGCTGCATCAGCCCGGAAAGATGGGGAGGAAAGAGTAACTGCATTTATTTTGCGAGGCTATCTGATGATCCTGATGAGACTTGGACTGCGGTCGAGCTTGGTCAGCCAGTACAAAAAAGAACAGTTCACCCCATGTTCTATGGTCGTGCGTCCCCTCCCGACTGCGGTCTACTAAGTAACCTTTGGGTGTTCCCCAGTTTAATTTATGGttctggccagtaa